A genomic region of Streptomyces sp. R33 contains the following coding sequences:
- a CDS encoding sugar ABC transporter substrate-binding protein, with product MNVNHSAPGRRPSASRRRNLPGPLPTAAVAVALAFAAACSGPAAEGGSAKSPAAGASGAKPAAGNGSLHIAVISHGGPGDAFWNVVKNGSTDAGKQLGVQVDYNSDPDPSGQAKLIDNAVAQHVGGLVVSMANPDALQSSVKAAVAAGIPVITINSGSAKSREFGAIGHVGQEESVAGEGAGAKLRQSGRHKVLCVIHEAGNIGLNQRCDGARKGFGGDVVNLQVDAANPTDVLSRIRGALQADPAVDGVLTLNAQIAATATEAVKALNSKAQVATFDLNTDVIGAVKAGTITFAVDQQQYEQGYLPVVMLKLQHDNGNTVGGGLPVFTGPAFVDASNVDQVAKYAARGTR from the coding sequence ATGAACGTGAACCACTCCGCACCCGGACGCCGACCCTCCGCGTCCCGCAGACGCAACCTGCCCGGCCCGCTGCCCACCGCCGCGGTCGCCGTGGCGCTCGCCTTCGCCGCCGCCTGCAGCGGCCCCGCCGCCGAGGGCGGTTCCGCCAAGAGTCCGGCCGCCGGCGCGTCCGGCGCCAAGCCGGCTGCCGGAAACGGATCCCTGCACATCGCGGTCATCAGCCACGGCGGTCCCGGCGACGCGTTCTGGAACGTGGTGAAGAACGGTTCCACCGACGCGGGCAAGCAGCTCGGCGTACAGGTGGACTACAACTCCGACCCGGACCCCTCCGGCCAGGCCAAACTGATCGACAACGCGGTCGCCCAGCACGTCGGCGGCCTGGTCGTCTCGATGGCCAACCCCGACGCCCTCCAGAGTTCGGTCAAGGCCGCCGTCGCGGCCGGGATCCCGGTGATCACCATCAACTCGGGATCCGCCAAGAGCCGCGAGTTCGGCGCCATCGGGCACGTGGGCCAGGAGGAATCGGTCGCCGGTGAGGGCGCGGGCGCCAAGCTCAGGCAGAGCGGACGCCACAAGGTCCTCTGCGTGATCCACGAGGCGGGCAACATCGGCCTCAACCAGCGCTGCGACGGCGCCCGCAAGGGCTTCGGCGGCGACGTGGTCAACCTCCAGGTCGACGCCGCCAACCCGACCGACGTACTGTCCCGGATCCGCGGCGCCCTCCAGGCCGACCCCGCGGTCGACGGCGTCCTCACGCTCAACGCCCAGATAGCCGCGACGGCCACCGAAGCGGTCAAGGCCCTCAACTCCAAGGCACAGGTGGCCACCTTCGACCTCAACACCGACGTGATCGGCGCCGTCAAGGCCGGCACCATCACCTTCGCCGTGGACCAGCAGCAGTACGAGCAGGGTTACCTGCCCGTCGTCATGCTGAAGCTCCAGCACGACAACGGCAACACCGTCGGCGGCGGCCTGCCCGTTTTCACCGGCCCCGCCTTCGTCGATGCGTCCAACGTCGACCAGGTGGCGAAGTACGCGGCCCGGGGCACCCGATGA
- a CDS encoding ABC transporter permease produces MTATSPARTTPATPQQGSGPDERLARRGPLGRLLLRPELGALLGALLVFTFFSAVTGQFLSPLGAATWLDDSATLGIVAVAVALLMIGGEFDLSAGVMTASTALVTALLSVELGWNVWLALLVALAFALGVGALNGWLVMRTGLPSFIVTLGSFLALQGLNLGVTRAVTGSVQVSGMRSTPGFESAGYVFASTIDIGGTSFQISLVWWVVATVLASLVLMRTRGGNWIFAVGGSALSARQVGVPVERTKIVLFMTTATAAWLVGTINILRFTTVQANQGVGLEFQYIIAAVIGGCLMTGGYGSAVGAAIGALIFGMARQGIVFAQWNSDWFMAFLGVMLLSAVLVNNTFRRRAERVRR; encoded by the coding sequence ATGACCGCAACCTCCCCCGCCCGAACTACCCCCGCCACCCCGCAGCAGGGTTCCGGGCCGGACGAGCGGCTCGCCCGGCGCGGCCCACTGGGCCGGCTGCTGTTGCGGCCCGAACTCGGCGCCCTCCTCGGCGCGTTGCTCGTCTTCACCTTCTTCTCCGCGGTCACCGGCCAGTTCCTCAGCCCGCTGGGCGCGGCGACCTGGCTCGACGACTCGGCGACGCTCGGCATCGTCGCCGTCGCCGTCGCCCTGCTCATGATCGGCGGCGAGTTCGACCTCTCCGCCGGGGTGATGACGGCGTCCACGGCCCTGGTGACCGCACTGCTCTCGGTCGAACTCGGCTGGAACGTCTGGCTCGCGCTCCTCGTCGCGCTGGCCTTCGCCCTCGGCGTGGGAGCCCTCAACGGCTGGCTGGTCATGCGCACCGGGCTGCCGAGCTTCATCGTCACCCTCGGCTCGTTCCTCGCCCTCCAGGGCCTCAACCTCGGCGTGACCCGCGCGGTGACAGGAAGCGTGCAGGTCAGCGGTATGCGCAGTACGCCGGGCTTCGAATCGGCAGGCTATGTTTTCGCCTCCACCATCGACATCGGGGGGACGTCGTTCCAGATCTCGCTGGTGTGGTGGGTCGTGGCGACGGTGCTCGCCTCGCTCGTCCTGATGCGCACCCGCGGCGGAAACTGGATCTTCGCGGTGGGCGGCTCGGCACTGAGTGCCCGTCAGGTGGGCGTACCCGTCGAGCGTACGAAGATCGTGCTGTTCATGACCACGGCGACCGCCGCCTGGCTGGTCGGCACCATCAACATCCTGCGGTTCACCACCGTGCAGGCCAACCAGGGTGTCGGGCTGGAGTTCCAGTACATCATCGCCGCGGTCATCGGCGGCTGCCTGATGACCGGCGGGTACGGCTCGGCGGTCGGCGCCGCGATCGGCGCGCTCATCTTCGGCATGGCCCGCCAGGGCATCGTCTTCGCCCAGTGGAACAGCGACTGGTTCATGGCGTTCCTCGGCGTGATGCTGCTCTCCGCCGTCCTGGTCAACAACACGTTCCGGCGTCGGGCGGAAAGGGTACGGCGATGA
- a CDS encoding ATP-binding cassette domain-containing protein: MKDASRALRPLLEAKGIGKSYGSVIALRDVSAVVHPGQVTCVLGDNGAGKSTLIKILAGAHQHTGGQLLLDGEPVHFPSPRAALDRGIATVFQDLSVVPLMSVWRNFFLGSEPVRRFGPVRLLDRRYGRDTARTALREMGIDLRDVEQPVGTLSGGERQCVAIARAVHFGARVLILDEPTAALGVKQAGVVLRYVAQARDRGLGVVLITHNPHHAYPVGDRFLLLKRGRSLGCFEKADISLAELTRQMAGGAELEALEHELRSPEPAPAD; encoded by the coding sequence ATGAAGGACGCATCCCGGGCGCTGCGCCCGCTGCTGGAGGCCAAGGGCATCGGCAAGTCGTACGGCTCCGTCATCGCGCTGCGCGACGTGAGCGCGGTCGTCCATCCCGGCCAGGTGACCTGTGTCCTGGGCGACAACGGAGCCGGCAAGTCCACCCTGATCAAGATCCTGGCCGGTGCGCACCAGCACACCGGCGGCCAACTCCTCCTCGACGGCGAGCCGGTGCACTTCCCCTCACCGCGCGCGGCACTCGACCGGGGTATCGCCACGGTGTTCCAGGACCTCTCGGTCGTGCCGCTGATGAGCGTGTGGCGCAACTTCTTCCTCGGCTCCGAGCCCGTACGCCGCTTCGGGCCGGTGCGCCTCCTCGACCGGAGGTACGGCCGGGATACGGCCCGTACGGCACTGCGCGAGATGGGCATCGACCTGCGCGACGTCGAGCAGCCGGTCGGGACGCTGTCGGGTGGCGAGCGGCAGTGCGTCGCCATCGCGCGGGCGGTCCACTTCGGGGCCCGGGTGCTCATTCTGGACGAACCGACCGCGGCGCTCGGCGTCAAGCAGGCCGGTGTGGTGCTGCGTTACGTGGCACAGGCGCGGGACCGGGGTCTCGGCGTGGTCCTGATCACGCACAACCCGCACCACGCCTACCCGGTCGGCGACCGGTTCCTGCTCCTCAAGCGGGGCCGCAGCCTGGGCTGTTTCGAGAAGGCCGACATCTCGCTGGCCGAGCTGACCCGCCAGATGGCCGGCGGAGCCGAACTCGAGGCCCTGGAGCACGAACTCCGCTCGCCCGAGCCCGCGCCCGCCGACTGA